ACTACATCCTCCAGCGTGATACTTTCATTGCAGACCACATCTCTATAGGCACAGCAAACCTTAAGCAGCACCATATCATGGGAGCCAGAGCTGGGTGGAACATTAACAGATACAAGAAAATTCCTGTCTTCATCAGCATAAAGGTCACCCACAGTAATTGATGCAGACCGTGCATCATCTGCCAGCTTATTTGTATAGTTTCCTGATTTCACTGCAGCAAGTTGCACACCAGGGTGTACGGACTCCGCCACCACCAACATCTCTTTCACAACCACACTCAGGAGCCCGCCAATGCACTGAGCAAATGCATCTTGAATCTCAACTTCAGATTCGATAAAAGAAAATGTCCCGCCAGAAATCTCAGAGATTGAGTGCATCACGGTGGAGTCATGGTCTGCACCAAACCCAAAAGCATGAACTGGTATCTGCTGGGCTATGTCGCCAAGAATGGAGGATGGAACAAGTGATCTGTAATCTGGATGTAACTGGAAACTTCTACTCAAACTCGAGTTCAGAGTGTAAGTGTCCTGCCCATCAGAGAGAAGTATCATGCTGCAGACTGGGTTCTGCTCCGTCCGTTCCTTGATTACTTTGGCACCTTTCCGGAGGCCATCTGCAATGTTGGTGCCACCACAAGATATTAATGAATTGACAGCATGCAGCGCCTGCTGCCTGCCAGTGTCTGTCATCCGTTGAAGGTGGAAGAGCCGACGTGCAGTTGATGAGAAAGCAATAACTGAAAGCCGATCAAGTGGGCCAAGATTTTGGATCACAAAACTCATGGCACGTTTTAAAAGTGCTAGCTTTGTGCCTGCCATGCTTCCACTAACATCAATTACAGCGATCAGGTCTACAGGAGCACGAGATGTTTGCGAAGTTGCAGAGCCGACATTTTGGTTTCTGCAAGCACGAGGGGCCTCTAAGTGTATCAGCACAGTGAAGTTCTCCTGGGAGGCTGATTGTGGAATGGATGAGAATTCTGGATATAATTTGATTTCTACTGTTCTGGTACATCCTTGCTGGGCAGTTTCTGCTGTTTCAGATTGCACGTTTAGAGGCTCATCATCATTAAAAGTATGTGGTTCAGAAGCATGGAGGCAAGAAAACCGACGGTGTTGTTGGTTAGTCAAGTCTGCACGAGGAAGCATGTGGACATCTTCTTGTGACTGATTGACTAGGTTTGCTCTCTCACTTCCATGAGAATGTTCAGAGGAAACAGGGGCACGAAAGGGTATTTCCTTCCATTTAGCTCTGCAGATTGGACAGATATAGTTGCCATATTTCACATTGGAGGTAATGCAGTGGAAGTGAAATGTGTGAGAGCATTCTGCAGTGAAGAGTGCATGACCAGGCCCTGCTTTCATTGTGCCAAGACATATGGTGCATGTCTTCTGAAAAGGAGAGTTAAACAGTAAAATGTCAGATAAGTAGAACAAGGTCGTAAATACAAAAGAATATAATCAGTAAATATATAATGTACACAGAAATTAGGTTGCAAAAGCTCATATTTGATGCATGTTGAAtccaaaattttgatgataaaatcaattgataagtttatggactaataagtATTTGAGATAAATGACgtaggagaaattttgatcatgaactTGAACAATCCAAGCAAATCGTTGAAGCaggagaatcagatgttgggtcgaaaagcatcatgtcagagattggacattgggccgaAAGGATCGAGTAttacgccaagaagatcggatgttgtgggaggtcaacatgccgatggatcgagCAATACGCTAAAGGAAAAGACGATACGCCGAAGGCTTAGACGAAGTGCTAGATGAAcagatgacatgccggacaacgtgttgaaggcttcatgattgtaattagaaTTGTTGAGTCTTAATCGAAGtcatttagagtctaattgagttggttttggggcgtaaccatgccaacttgattaggagtcCATTGGTCTTGAACCAGAGTTGAATTGGGCCTGttggaaggccaattcagtgacctGGGATTGGGCTGGGCAATGGTACCTCCTGTGAGCTGAAAAGCACATACTATGCTTTTCCGAGAATCCCGAAGGTAGTACCACCCAAGctggcggtgataccgccagagCCTAGGTCccaagctctgtcaggcgatagtaccgtcaataccccgaaaacctaagaatttaaattttttgttccatttttgaagccatttggtatctataaataccccactcatgcttGCTTGGTGAAAACACAAAAACCTTGTGATTTGAAGTGTGTAAACTCACTTGAAaagtattgagtctcttcctccgtgAGTTGGTTATTCTAAGGAAGGTATGAGGTTTTCTTATAAAATAAAGGTATGAAAGTTCTCTCGTaagcctgtgaaaagaagaaagagttgtaacaagaacaattgatcttcatccattgaaaaTAAGATCAGTAATGAAAGTCGATGGCCTCAAGGGAAgatgaatcgagagtggacataagTCGGAACGACCGAACTATTATAAATCTGGTTTGAATTTCTCTTTATGATTTTCCTTgttattactaactgatttagttaCTCACTATCcttactcacattctaagttaaacacATTTTCGATACGTATTTTTCGATTGAAAATTTTCAAAACGAAACTttatttcgaaagcactaattcacacccccctgcCCCTTTTTACGATCCTAACAATGCCATCAGCACATAaggaaaacaaaataataaaagcTCTAAAGCCTTTTTGCATCTAATTTTAAATAACTTGAAAATGTGTAATGCTAAAGATTCAAAATCACTCAAGCATTAGAAAGCAAACAGGTGACACAAGGGGTTTAATCACATAAAAGTGGGATTTACAAAAAAGCATGTCTAGCTCTGGTTCAAAAATAATATCCATGTGCTTTGATAATGGAGTTTTTCTTGACATTTAATGAGACAACTTGTGTCAAAACATGGAATGATACCATAGTTAATGTGAAACAATTTAAAGAATGGACAAGTTGTTATGCCACAATACAACAGCTTCTTCGGAACCACAAAATAAGCCAAGTCTAACATCATTCACAATATGATGTCAACTTTAAAATGTGGAAGCATAGTTATGATAACTATACATCTGTTCTCATCACTTAAAAGATGTGTCAGAACTTCTTAAATTATAACCTGCAATGGAAAATATATACAACTGCATTTTGTTACAAACAATAACATaaggaagaaaaaataatatttttttattcaagaACCTACTGGGCTGTTGTAGTTCATCCCAGTCTATGCATATTCTATACAAGTCTCAGTTTCTGTCCTTAAACACATAACAATCTTTTAAACAGATTAATCTAAAATTATAAATACAAATTGAAAATTGGAAGAATTGGAATTTAAATCGAATGAGAAGATCGCTCCTTCGCAATCCGACTGACAACAGTTCAAATCATGAAACTTGTCTCTATTTGTGAGGGTGGCTACGTATGTTGGCACTTCACTACGTTCATTTTAAGTTAGAATTAATAAACTCATACACCCAAGATGACTAAGTAGCAGAAACCATATTAGCAGCCAAAAAGTTGGTCGCACAGACCTTACAGATGCACATATAAACAATTCAATGTTACAATTTTCATATAGAGGAATGCAAAAGGAGAGAGTTGTAGATCTGTATAATTCTATGTGAAACACAAAACTCCATTGTTATATTATCTACTAATGAGATATCCCTATTTCATCACTGAAAGCAAACTAAAAAAATTTGGAATCTTGGACatgaaaaagattaaaaaaaacgaAGTACAGATCAATCTCAACTGAATGCTAGAATTTACTCGTATATTTGTACGAAAGAACTTTTTGCAATCCACCGAAAGCTCAGAGTAAGAAGACCGTAAGTTAAAAGTAAGAAGGCATCAAGAAGCCATCAAAGCCACATAATATGTTGTGAGACAAAAGCAATATTCAATGATCCCTTTTCTCAATCGGTTTGCTTTACAATATTTCGGAATTAAGTCGAAAATGCAATAAGTGATTATGTCGTGCTCCTTATTTACCCCCGAATCTCGGTAGTGATGCATGATCAAAGAAAGGGGGAAAAAACGATTTTTAATCATTCCGAACACAGAGGAAGAAAAATCGCGATATCGAAAGAAACCTCACAAGCATAAAGTGCATTTCCAAGTCGATCAACTACCAGATGCGGTATCGAGAGAACGAAAAAAGAAATCACAAAAATGAGAACCTTTGAGGATCTGCTTCCCGATCTGAAAAGCCAACGGCTTTTGGAGGACGGCGTCGGCGTCGGCATCGGCGTCGTCAGCATCCGCACCGACCCACCCGGAGAAGAGGCCTCCGAGAAGGCGGCGCCCGAGGCCCTCCCGCCGCCTGCTGCGGCCTCGCCCGTCCGAGACCCACCGTCGCAGTCGCCATCATCGTCGTCCTCCGCCGACGACGTGGGGCCGTCGACGGTAAGATCGAACCCGAGCGCGCTCTTCGCCTTCCTCCACAAGCTCCCCATCGCCTCTCCTGCTCTTCTCGCCAAGGATGTCTTAAAAAAATCTCGTCAAAAACCAGATCAAGACGACACCTTTTGACTCAATCGCGTTTCTTAGGGCAAAAAGATCGGATCATGAAACTAGGGTTCCAAAATCTCTTCTTCAATATCGCTATTGCTTCGGAGAAAATTAAAAGCAGCGGCTTTGGCATGCAGAAGAATGACGGCGAATAGACCGAGGAGGGAATGGGTTCCTCCGCCAGAGGAGGAAGTCGGCACTGCAGTAAGACTTATAGAAGAGAGAGAGGGTAGCGTTTGGCGTTTGACCTTCGGAGGATTCTTTTGGGGAGACGCGGACGTGAGGAAATGGTCGATCTCAACAGCGGAACCCGTGATCTTTTGGAATTCCTGATATATCCCTGCTTTTTAGTTCGATCCATAGAAATGCCATCCGCGGACGAACGCGTTTCCCGCACATTGTTCTGACATTATTTGGTGAGAAAAATGATTTACCacttttatttcaattttttattagGCGAATTCTTCgaaatttgtttttaaaaaacttcctaatttttcagaattatttttatctaatgtCTGAAATATCCCAATTATGTTTTGTATACTACattctttttttatataattatgttTTGCATactacattataatatttttcaataatacaaaaatattatattaaaaaataaatattatgttaaaatattataaatatgatattttaattatattatagattttatattattaaaattaatatgtTAAGAACATTGTGTTTACAAAATTTGTACATAGTATTTTTTGtactatattataataatttttaatattattaaaaaatattataacataatgtaAATTATTTCAGgtattgggaaaaaaaaaagggagtagTTAGAAAATTTTAGAAATGAGAGGAAAAACTCAATAACATTTGGCTCATTTGATCTTTAcagtatttttcaataatatttataataattttattataatactaaaaatactataaatcacTCATAAATTAGCAAAATATTGTATTTTTATATTTGTATTTAGTTTGGTAGAGATTAGGAGCCTATTTAGATCGTTGAGGGTGTTTTCAAGtaacatttatagtattttgTTATGATGACCAAAATACTATAAgatgctaaaaatattataatagaggCATGAAAAATTTTGAGAGatagtttatatattttttaaattaggagtattatttgaaaaaaaaaaattaaaattagagaTACTGATTGAAAAAATtctaaaatatgagattttttaaagaaaaatcgccctactatttgagaaaaaaaaattaaaattagagataccgattaaaaaatctaaaatatgatttttttagaaaaatcacagtAGCATGTGAGATAACTCTATCTCACTACCAGAATGGAAATAGGGTGCTAATTCACAATTGACTCACTTGCCGGCTTAAATCGGATTTCCGGGTTTTGTGTTTTGGCACCTTCGTGAAAGATtgccgattttttttttttttactcttttgttacctttttaagaaaatatttttttcttaaattattGTGAAGTTAGATAGTGATTATCACAACAAGGAGGCAACAAGAGATAGTGAGCGACGACTACATCAATAGGGAGCATGAGATAACGATCGACAATAAAAttgtgaagaaagaaaaaataataataatacaaagcTTCTTGATCGTTATCATTTGATGTCtctattttcttttaattttctaaATATCCCTAAGCGAAAGCAATCATAATACGATGAAAACAATATGCATTAACACGATAAGGTCAAAAGGGCAAGGCTTAAAGCAAGGCCTTGTAGAAGCAAATGTGGCTGTCACAATAGATTAAAGCGATTGGACAAAAACGATAAGATAAAGATAACCATGATAGAATTAAAATAGTGAGACAGGGGATGATCATGGCATGATAAAAAGTGATGAGATGCATAACGAACGAAAATGATATGACTCCGGATGGGATGAAGGTGGTCACATGACGAGATATATTTAggatatcaaaaaaatatatacactaaataaaaaattgcaaataaaagtataataaaataagataagatatatatatataatttaaaaacgaGACTGCACAAAAATACATCACTATCTTCTGATGAGAATAAATAGATGAATTATAAGTTAAGTTTGTGTGCCACTAAACAagagtaaaaaaaatatatatataggttgaTTTCTCTGGAATATTATATTTAGGattaaaataaaatcatgttcCTAATTTAGTACCAGCAGAAGAAGGTACTTTTGACACACTTGAATACCTAAAGTCACTCCATTTTCATGAGGTTCTCACATGATTTTTATTCTTATAGTGTAGAGTATACTTCACAACACTGCCACTGAGATTAATTTGGCAACAAGTGGGTAGCATCTGATTCTACCACCATTCTCAGTAGTCACATCTTAATCACCACcaaacactcatcaggcccactaGCCATGCACATCCACAGCCATCCTTGTGACGCTGCATGCAGGGAGGGGATGACATGACTTCCTTGGTTAAGCTCCCTTAAACTTTTATGTTGACTTGCCCGACATTTGATTGAATGGTGCTACACCTGAAATCATGATCTCCCTTTCCTCCCCAGAATGGCAGACAAGTGTGTTGATCACATATGCTTTAAAAAGGAGGGATCATGAATTGTACTCTTCCCTTGTCGAGAGGAGAATTTTGCTTTCCACCGAAGCGAGCACAGCCTTTTCATTTTAGAAAAGAAGACTTCATGGTGGTCGTATGTTTTCAAGTGGGGATGTGAAGCTCCACTCAGCTGTTTGGATACTGGTCATCTTCGAGCTGAGAATCTCATGAAAGGTAGAATCCTCTGATACCCATCACAGTCTAAGCTGATGGGAAATAAGAGAACTAATCTTCTCATCTTGGATGTATATATTGAAACATGTTGAGTTTTCCTGAAACCCTAAAACATCTGAAAGCAAATCATGTTAATGTTAGACCTGTCCATCTAATCCACCATCTGAAATATAAGTGAAACATATAATACCATGAGATCATTTGATACTAACCAATGAAACGTAGCATTTAAAACTGACGACAAAATGAACCTCATAAGTTgatagaaaggatgaacagagagTCGTTTAAATCATATCATACATTGATTTGATATTTAAAGGCATTGCACAGCCGAAAAATAAAGACACGAGTTATTTAAGAAAACTACTTATGATTATTAATGTCTTTGAGTACAATCCTTTCTACATAACAAGAAAGTAACAACTCTTGAACTTATGGGTTCATGTTTCTAATATAACACAGACCAAAACTTTGAATAGACATGGGCCCTCGTAGACTGGTTTAATCTAAGAACATGTCACCACATTATCTGGTTTAATCTCACATATCTTTCGAGTCAGACGTCTCCAGTTCCTTCTTGCATATCAGTGAACCTCGTGAGTTGCAAGGATGAGCATTACATAAAAGCCGATTGGAGATTCAAGATAAGACcttaaagcaaactagaattcatGAGGCCCCTCTACTCGTGAGCAAGTCTTTGCAAGCTGGTGTAAGCATGTAGGAGCAATAAACACAAAGTCACATTTAGGTATGGCTCCATTCAAGCATAAAGCACCGTGCCCAGATCGGGGGGCCAACCTGTGTGCCAAGAATTGCAAACTGTCAATTTATGTGGTTAAACCCGGCAGAAATTACACAAAATATGCACCTACGATGCACTCTGGAGATGCAATCTGTAACAGTCACGTAGTTGAGCCGCGATGACTCTCACAACCTGGACAGTTGTGCAAACTCTCATGGATATAAATATCACAGTCAAGGCAGAAACGTTGGTTGCATTTTGGACAGGACACATGGGGAGCGGGTTTGCTTCCTGCAAAGATCATGTCATTAAGCATATATAGAAATTTTCACAAATGAAAGAATGTCAATGGATGAAGCTTAATCAAGTAAAAACCATCAAGGAGCATCATTTCATGGAGTATGGCACACATCCTGACACACCATAGCATGACTACATGTCAAATAGTCTAGGCAATCTTGGTGGTCAACTTAAAACCCACACAACCTACTAGATGCTTAGAGTACTTCAGGCAACAAGTTCATCACAAAATCACTAACATCGTTTTTCAAAGTTAGATAAAGCATGTGTGCCGTAAAAGCTTCTTACTATTTCTTGGCAAACTAGAGTTTTGATATACCTTGACTCATTCAAGCAATACTGGCAATCCAAAGCACTTGAAAAATAATTGCAAGTTAGAAAGATACTAGACCAAAAAAGACAAAATTAGAGATCTGACGCATAACATTATCATCTTAACTTGAGCATGTATGAACTTACACGCTACAGGCATATCAAGTTAATGTTTCCATGAACCAGACATAGAGTAAGCGGTCCAAGTGAGTATTAAACATTTAGAGACTGGTTTACTAAGAAGCTCATGATAATGATGGTAACAACATGCATGACTGAAAAGGAATCAACATTGTGAAACTCATTCTATATTGTGGAGGTCTATGAAAATGAGGACTCAACTGgttctcttttttatttattttataaggtCATTCAGAGGACTTAAAAGACACCAAGAGAAATCCAAATAATTCACACTTCCGATTTTTGGTGTTCTGTAAGAATAATGACACTACAGTCTGGaataattctaatttttagaatttCGTATGTTAGCCTCCCTATATATAGGTAAGGCTGCTGCTTATGTCGATTCTTCCTGGACCCTGCATTGGTGAAAACCTCGTGACTGCATGATCCATTTGGTTCGACACACAAAACAACACAACCAAAATATTCTGCAATCATAACATAAAAATGAACTAACACGACAAGATGAATATTTATTTTAAGCTGTAATTTCACAGTACCATAAATACCCTTATAAAACTTCCAATCTTCTGTGAATATTCTTAGAAAATATGATAGACACCcttctaaataaattattttcattaataaatacaaaaattttataCCATGCGGTCTAAGTATGTTAGCTGCTATCAGAATCCTATGCTTCTTTAAAGTGAAGTTAATCTTGCAAAAGGGAAATAGAAGACTGCCACTTTACCATTTATACTATGCACACTATCCTATCATAAATTTTCTTAATTTGTTTACAAGACAAGGATAAGGCTTAATAGGTGATGCACTTACCATGGCTGAGAAGGCTCTGTTGGCATCCATAACAAGTTTGTGCTAACTTCTGACTAAGTTTAAATGGAACAACAGATGACACCTCATTAAATGGTGTCACTGGGAAAAGATGATGATAAGATCTTGCTAGATGAGGAGAAGAGACCAAGGTCAAGCCACAAATTCGACATTCAGCTGGTAGTTCACAGACACGTGCTTTACATCTTGGGCAGGTGTAACCCCCACCAATCTTTACGTCTTTGTGACAAGAACATATAGCAATAACACCCTCTGCTCCTCTTTGAGGAAAACCCATCTTGATCAAATTAGCAGCTGCATATTCTGCTATTGCTGGAGGCGGTGGTGCATGTTCCAATAGCAACTCCTTAAAATGGGACTGTCAGGATaaattgcaacatgtcatcatcacAAAAAAGGCCCACATACTGAGGTAAAGACAAGTGAATATTTCTTACCTCATCCAATGCCACGGTATAGGAACCCCCAGTCTCT
Above is a genomic segment from Musa acuminata AAA Group cultivar baxijiao chromosome BXJ3-4, Cavendish_Baxijiao_AAA, whole genome shotgun sequence containing:
- the LOC103976539 gene encoding E3 ubiquitin-protein ligase WAV3; this encodes MGSLWRKAKSALGFDLTVDGPTSSAEDDDDGDCDGGSRTGEAAAGGGRASGAAFSEASSPGGSVRMLTTPMPTPTPSSKSRWLFRSGSRSSKKTCTICLGTMKAGPGHALFTAECSHTFHFHCITSNVKYGNYICPICRAKWKEIPFRAPVSSEHSHGSERANLVNQSQEDVHMLPRADLTNQQHRRFSCLHASEPHTFNDDEPLNVQSETAETAQQGCTRTVEIKLYPEFSSIPQSASQENFTVLIHLEAPRACRNQNVGSATSQTSRAPVDLIAVIDVSGSMAGTKLALLKRAMSFVIQNLGPLDRLSVIAFSSTARRLFHLQRMTDTGRQQALHAVNSLISCGGTNIADGLRKGAKVIKERTEQNPVCSMILLSDGQDTYTLNSSLSRSFQLHPDYRSLVPSSILGDIAQQIPVHAFGFGADHDSTVMHSISEISGGTFSFIESEVEIQDAFAQCIGGLLSVVVKEMLVVAESVHPGVQLAAVKSGNYTNKLADDARSASITVGDLYADEDRNFLVSVNVPPSSGSHDMVLLKVCCAYRDVVCNESITLEDVVRIQRPEVTTAYTSSVDVDRERNRVQAAEAMSKARAAAECGAFSEAVSILEDQRRKLFESLAGQSGDQLCLALDAELREMQERMATQQRYEVSGRAYLLSGLSSHSWQRATARGDSTDLTSLVHAYQTPSMVEMLHRSQTFSPSPRTPRTPTPPTQPARSFSFLGPQPR